A genomic region of Candidatus Eisenbacteria bacterium contains the following coding sequences:
- a CDS encoding ATP-binding cassette domain-containing protein, whose product MATQREPHITVTNLTMAFGSFVVMRDLDFTIRRGDIFFIIGGSGCGKSTLFRHMIGLNEPARGTISYGSTNFTAASPEERDVLRRRFGILFQSSALWSALTLTENIGLPLGEFTDLGPDEIREVAALKLALVGLRGFEDHFPSEISGGMQKRAGLARAIALDPEVLFLDEPSAGLDPISSKLLDDLILSLRDSLGATVVMVSHELPSIFGIGDDCIFLDTEVRTMTAHGNPRDLRDHPPNPNVHRFLTRGADDQDERATP is encoded by the coding sequence ATGGCGACGCAGCGCGAACCGCACATCACCGTCACGAACCTCACCATGGCGTTCGGCAGCTTCGTCGTCATGCGCGACCTCGACTTCACGATCCGTCGCGGCGACATCTTCTTCATCATCGGCGGCAGCGGTTGCGGGAAGAGCACGCTCTTCCGCCACATGATCGGCCTCAACGAGCCCGCCCGGGGTACGATCTCGTACGGCTCCACGAACTTCACCGCGGCCTCGCCGGAGGAGCGGGACGTGCTGCGGCGCAGGTTCGGCATCCTGTTCCAGAGCAGCGCGCTCTGGAGCGCCCTGACGCTCACCGAGAACATCGGCCTGCCGCTCGGCGAGTTCACCGATCTCGGACCGGACGAGATCCGCGAGGTCGCGGCGCTGAAGCTGGCGCTCGTCGGCCTGCGCGGCTTCGAAGACCACTTCCCGTCGGAGATCAGCGGCGGCATGCAGAAGCGCGCCGGCCTCGCGCGCGCCATCGCGCTCGATCCCGAGGTGCTCTTCCTGGACGAGCCGTCGGCCGGGCTCGATCCGATCAGCTCGAAGCTGCTGGACGACCTCATCCTGTCGCTGCGCGACAGCCTCGGCGCCACCGTCGTCATGGTGTCGCACGAGCTGCCGAGCATCTTCGGGATCGGCGACGACTGCATCTTCCTCGACACCGAGGTGCGCACCATGACGGCCCACGGAAATCCGCGCGACCTGCGCGACCATCCACCCAACCCGAACGTGCACCGGTTCCTCACGCGCGGGGCAGACGACCAGGACGAGCGAGCGACGCCATGA